The following proteins are co-located in the Malassezia restricta chromosome II, complete sequence genome:
- a CDS encoding nucleolar protein 56 — translation MPGTPTHVLFESAVGLALFKVEQVESIGSQTKQVQEAMDDLPSFGKMVKLLSFSPFKSAPDALQGALDISEGVANEHLKTLLTQNLRPEGKKVKGIELGVCDRNLASSIVGELGIPCDTGETSQELIRGVRLHAEKLLKGMADGDLARAQLGLGHSFSRSKVKFNVNRSDNMIIQAIALLDTLDKDVNTFAMRVREWYGWHFPELVRIVPDNITYARLARYIKAKEHLSEDNLEDLTDILEGDETAAHNVLDAARASMGTEVGELDMINIENFADRVVHLADYRKSMHAYLVEKMHLVAPNLSALLGEVVGARLISHAGSLTNLAKYPASTVQILGAEKALFRALKTKGNTPKYGLIYHASAISRAAPKNKGRMSRFLANKISIACRIDCFSEAPSTKFGEVLHMQVEERLAFYETGKPTTKNSDAMRKAIAAIEEAAGDLMDVDAEEDDKEDVEADEEEDSADKKKTLKTSSKVDKKKKKKDKKSKSEDVEKAAKKAAKKAEKEEKKKKKKDA, via the coding sequence ATGCCGGGCACACCGACGCATGTGCTTTTTGAGAGCGCCGTCGGCCTTGCGCTGTTCAAGGTCGAGCAGGTAGAAAGTATTGGGTCACAAACCAAGCAGGTTCAagaggccatggacgatCTTCCGTCGTTCGGCAAGATGGTGAAGCTTTTGAGCTTTAGCCCTTTCAAGAGTGCACCAGATGCTCTCCAAGGGGCCCTTGATATTTCGGAAGGCGTCGCTAACGAGCATCTCAAGACATTACTAACGCAAAACCTGCGCCCTGAAGGGAAAAAGGTCAAGGGCATCGAGCTGGGTGTGTGCGATCGCAACCTTGCCTCATCCATTGTGGGCGAGCTTGGCATTCCATGTGACACGGGCGAGACATCGCAGGAGCTTATTCGTGGTGTGCGTCTTCATGCGGAAAAGCTTCTTAAAGGTATGGCGGATGGCGACCTGGCTCGCGCTCAGCTCGGATTGGGTCACTCGTTTTCCCGGTCCAAAGTCAAGTTTAATGTCAACCGCAGCGACAATATGATTATTCAGGCTATTGCTCTGCTTGATACGCTTGACAAGGATGTGAATACATTTGCGATGCGAGTGCGCGAATGGTACGGCTGGCACTTCCCTGAACTGGTGCGCATTGTGCCTGACAATATCACTTATGCTCGATTGGCTCGCTACATCAAGGCCAAGGAACACCTGAGCGAAGATAATCTAGAGGACCTCACCGATATTCTCGAAGGTGATGAGACAGCTGCTCACAACGTTTTGGATGCGGCCCGCGCTAGTATGGGCACAGAAGTCGGTGAATTGGACATGATCAACATTGAAAACTTTGCAGACCGGGTCGTGCATCTGGCTGACTATCGCAAGAGCATGCACGCCTATCTCGTTGAAAAGATGCATCTTGTGGCACCTAACCTCTCTGCCCTTCTTGGTGAAGTCGTTGGCGCGCGTCTCATCTCACACGCGGGCTCTCTCACCAACCTGGCCAAGTACCCTGCCTCAACGGTGCAGATTCTCGGAGCCGAAAAGGCATTGTTCCGTGCCCTTAAGACGAAAGGCAACACGCCCAAATACGGTTTGATCTACCATGCATCAGCTATCtcgcgtgctgcgcccAAGAATAAGGGTCGCATGTCCCGTTTTCTTGCCAACAAAATCAGCATTGCATGCCGTATCGACTGCTTCTCCGAGGCGCCCTCCACCAAGTTTGGTGAGGTTTTGCATATGCAGGTGGAAGAGCGCTTGGCTTTCTACGAAACGGGTAAGCCGACGACCAAGAACAGTGATGCTATGCGCAAGGCTATTGCTGCTATTGAAGAGGCAGCTGGCGATCTGATGGATGTGGATGCTGAAGAGGATGATAAGGAAGATGTGGAAGCagacgaggaggaagacTCGGCGGATAAGAAGAAGACTCTAAAGACATCCTCCAAGGTGgacaagaagaagaaaaagaaggATAAGAAGAGCAAGTCTGAGGACGTAGAGAAGGCGGCTAAAAAGGCGGCTAAAAAGGCCGAAAAAGAAgagaagaagaaaaagaagaAGGATGCTTAA
- a CDS encoding 20S proteasome subunit alpha 1: protein MSRSSYDRHLTIFSPEGRLYQVEYAFKAISGAGITAVAVRGRDTVVVATQKKLPDKLIDASTVTHIFMITPQIGCVVTGRTPDARAQVQRARSEAAEFQYKYGYPITPDLLAKRLANINQVYTQKAAMRPLGIAMILIGLDDEQGQEPQIFKLDPAGHYVGYRATASGTKQTEAISFLEKQFKRVPTAMAPDAALAEAENMVRELSREDVLDMAVNTLHTVLAQELKPSEVEIGIVGGPAVRDPSADPREAEAQRRFRTLGEADIVQILERLAERD from the coding sequence ATGTCGCGCAGTAGTTATGATCGACACCTGACGATCTTTTCGCCTGAAGGCCGTCTCTATCAGGTGGAGTATGCATTCAAAGCCATTAGTGGTGCTGGTATCACAGCTGTCGCTGTGCGTGGCAGAGACACCGTGGTCGTGGCGACTCAAAAGAAGTTACCTGACAAGCTGATCGATGCCTCGACGGTGACACACATTTTCATGATTACGCCCCAAATCGGCTGCGTTGTGACGGGAAGAACGCCTGATGCGCGGGCGCAagtgcagcgcgcgcgctcggAAGCGGCTGAGTTTCAGTACAAGTACGGATACCCCATCACGCCCGATTTGCTTGCCAAGCGCCTCGCTAATATCAATCAGGTGTATACGCAAAaggcggcgatgcggccGCTTGGCATTGCTATGATTTTGATTGGTCTGGATGATGAGCAGGGTCAGGAACCGCAAATTTTCAAGCTTGACCCGGCGGGCCATTACGTGGGATACCGTGCTACGGCGAGTGGGACGAAGCAAACTGAGGCGATCAGCTTTCTCGAAAAGCAGTTCAAGCGCGTGCCAACAGCTATGGCACcggatgcggcgctggcggaGGCAGAGAACATGGTCCGTGAGCTGTCTCGTGAGGACGTACTGGACATGGCCGTCAACACGCTCCATACCGTGCTGGCACAGGAGCTCAAGCCCAGTGAAGTGGAGATTGGTATCGTGGGTGGCCCTGCTGTGCGCGACCCATCGGCTGACCCACGCGAGGCTGAGGCACAGCGTCGGTTCCGGACGCTGGGCGAAGCGGATATAGTGCAGAttctcgagcgcctcgccgagAGGGATTAG